The Leishmania infantum JPCM5 WGS CACT00000000 data, contig 34, whole genome shotgun sequence genome segment TCGTACTCGCGCTTGGCAGTGGTGATAGACGGCATCTTGTGAGACTTGCAATAGCCTTGGCTATCTGTCGTAGGGTCGGTGAAGGTGTTGTTTGTAAGCCGAAGGTGTGTGCCAGGTTGTGGCACGGGCAATGCATATGTAAGGGAGTGAGTGGAATATTGATTACGCGGAAGGTACGAGGCAAGTCGTCGTGTTTCGTTCACGAAGAAGAGCGAATGAACGCGAGAGAGGAACGAGAGATAAAGGCGAGCCGAGAGGGAGTTGgcaaggggtgggggaggctGTCTTTAAACATGGCACATAGCATGCACGCGGTGACtctgcggaggaggtggggaggggctgGGGGTTGCGCATACTAGGCAAGCGGCTCATAATGAGAAAGCATCACCGAAGACAGTGTGCGCCACCCTGTGTTCCACACACAACACTGAAAAGGTGCGCAGTGCCCACTGGCGCACACGGCGTGTCGTCTACTCACAACCTCAGGGGCTACTCGCCTACAGCCCCCACCCgtgccccttcctcccttcgtGCTGGAGGAAAGCAGCGCGGGCAGCAGTGCAGGTGTTGCGTGAGGGTATGGCCTTGACTCATCGGCCACCTCGAGCAGCAAGACACTTGCAACCTTCCAGGAGCGTGGAATCTACCCGACCGCGATTCGGTGCCGATGCACGCATGTTTGCACTCACCTATTCGCACCGAAGCGTCCTCACAGACAGCACACTTTCGTGCGACACGAAGGAGAGGTGACGAGGAGTGCCGAAAACGACGATAGGTGCTGTGCGACGGAAACAAAGACTACCCTGTGCtcaccgccacacacacgcgactCGGCCGGACGTCGTTGCGGGGGGAGGGTCCACCTGTGTtcgagcagcagtgcgaccACCCATCAGACAGCAACCCACGCGCAATTgccacgacggcgttgcgccgccaccgtcccCGATTGCAACGGCTCCACTCATGTGGCGTTTCCGCGTTTTCTGTGCTGTTTTTGAGTTGAGACGTCAAATGAAGAAAAAACACcgaaacaagaaaaagaaaaaagcgaagagtccccctcctccgttcACAGCGGTACACTGAGCGCGCGCCCGCCTCTGCTTCGCGCGGCGGGcgttgctgttgcgctgGACGGATGCTGTGTGTGAGTCtttccgtgtgtgtgtgtggcggctAGAGACGATGCAGTTCTTGACGGTGGTGCTGTCCGTCGCACTCTCTGACGTTGTGGGCGAGGAGCTGTGGCAGGActtgcacgcgcacagccgccgcgccgcagctgatGCGGACGCtgaggcggcgatggtgtcACCGGACGCACGCGAGATGGTTCATAAAGCGAAGAGTAGCGAAAGAGTCGGCCTCGTCGGGCGACGAGGTACAACGGGcgctgcaacggcggcgaacctgctgctgcagccgccgacgAGGCACCTCGTCGTTCTCATTCACCAGTCCGTGTTTCCGACGATGCAGCTCATCTTTACACAGCACCGGCACGAGTACAGCTTCACCTCTCGCCGCGAACTCTTCAGCTTCCCGTGCTCGCCACTGCAGGAAGTGTTCGACTTTGGCGCCGTGGCGCTTTACGTAACGTCCATTACACACGGCGCCTACTGCCGGNNNNNNNNNNNNCGCCAACACTTGGACGCTCCTCGGCAAGATGCCCGTCAGCGAGCTCCTGCGCACGTttctgcacctcctcctccagcgccttgaTCGCCGCAGCGTTCTTGTCCGGCTTCTTtcgcagctcgcgcagcctcCGCTCCATGTCAGCAGTCTCCGCGTCCTtgtccagcagcgcgtccaGCTGCCCCGACGTCAGCGGCGTCTCCATGCTCCGCAGCAtcactcgctcgctcgccttCTTCGACACAGCCAGATCACGCGCGCGATTCCGCATCTCGTCCTCCAGACGCGCAACCTCCGCATCCGCATCCGCATCCGCacaggtgcgcacgcgccgcagccgctccacctccatctcGTGGAAAGCGGCATCCGTGTCGAGTGGCAGCTCAGACGTCGGTATGCCCTCGTACGAGGCGGCCAGGAGCTTGCCACGCTCCCCatccttcagctgctgcgcaaccTCTACGGCACGCGCGTTCAGCTCCGTCTCCCTGAGCGCTATGCCGCTCCGGTCGGCCTTCCCGTTCTCTTTCAGCTCcgcacgctgcgcctccttcgcgcAGAACTCGGcatcctcgtccagcggcaCAAGCTCTAGAGGAATCCCCGCTGGCTCCGGCGCAAGATATGCGCGGTCGCCCGCAAGTCGGGCCCGTGCCAACTCATCCGCGCGGGCAAGGAGCTGCGCTTCCAGAGCTTCGACCTCGGCCTTGTGGCCAGGCGTgcccgccgcacgcgcacgctcgTGCTCCAAACGCCGAAactcgtcgtcatcgtccagcggcagcgcccgcaGAGGCACACCGCGAAGAGCCTTCGGCAGGTACTTGGCTCGGTCGGCGACGTTCATGTCGTGGGCAATGCCCGCCGCACGCTCGTTCATTGTGTCGatcagccgctgcagcgcagcagcgtctgcgtGGTCAGACTCGAGCATCTTCATGTACGCAGCCTCCGCGTCACGGTacgcagcgtcgtcgcacAGCGGAAGTGCCCCCATCGTGCGGCCTCCGTACTCTGCCGCCAAACACTTGGAACGCTCCTCGGCAAGATGCCCGTCAGCGAGCTCCTGCGCACGTttctgcacctcctcctccagcgccttgaTCGCCGCAGCGTTCTTGTCCGGCTTCTTtcgcagctcgcgcagcctcCGCTCCATGTCAGCAGTCTCCGCGTCCTtgtccagcagcgcgtccaGCTGCCCCGACGTCAGCGGCGTCTCCATGCTCCGCAGCAtcactcgctcgctcgccttCTTCGACACAGCCAGATCACGCGCGCGATTCCGCATCTCGTCCTCCAGACGCGCAACCTCCGCATCCGCATCCGCATCCGCacaggtgcgcacgcgccgcagccgctccacctccatctcGTGGAAAGCG includes the following:
- a CDS encoding calpain-like cysteine peptidase, with the protein product GEALRGVPLRALPLDDDDEFRRLEHERARAAGTPGHKAEVEALEAQLLARADELARARLAGDRAYLAPEPAGIPLELVPLDEDAEFCAKEAQRAELKENGKADRSGIALRETELNARAVEVAQQLKDGERGKLLAASYEGIPTSELPLDTDAAFHEMEVERLRRVRTCADADADAEVARLEDEMRNRARDLAVSKKASERVMLRSMETPLTSGQLDALLDKDAETADMERRLRELRKKPDKNAAAIKALEEEVQKRAQELADGHLAEERSKCLAAEYGGRTMGALPLCDDAAYRDAEAAYMKMLESDHADAAALQRLIDTMNERAAGIAHDMNVADRAKYLPKALRGVPLRALPLDDDDEFRRLEHERARAAGTPGHKAEVEALEAQLLARADELARARLAGDRAYLAPEPAGIPLELVPLDEDAEFCAKEAQRAELKENGKADRSGIALRETELNARAVEVAQQLKDGERGKLLAASYEGIPTSELPLDTDAAFHEMEVERLRRVRTCADADADAEVARLEDEMRNRARDLAVSKKASERVMLRSMETPLTSGQLDALLDKDAETADMERRLRELRKKPDKNAAAIKALEEEVQKRAQELADGHLAEERPSVGXXXXXGSRRRV